The Mercenaria mercenaria strain notata chromosome 8, MADL_Memer_1, whole genome shotgun sequence genome has a segment encoding these proteins:
- the LOC123566655 gene encoding E3 ubiquitin-protein ligase TRIM71-like codes for MAVPGKRMPKKISSASTLGSDEDIKVYCQPCDLDGPRLPAHGYCVDCREHLCNTCLVAHKKHTLSRHHTLLDKNSMPQNISSASVHQRQPDNFTKPCPKHKKEMIKFYCQNHEALLCSVCVTLEHTGISCKVNYIPDISGQIINSKDHQDILKAMDTITEQCRKKSEDVKKITAKSNSSLTDILADIKKFRKEINQRLDELERQAEDETKTIQQENNKNLQIVQTTCDDVTKSLKASSDAIKHLNISKQADKLFMELKLAEQMIKDYEKHVPQSAAFDSKQYNFVPNKAISTLLDKARSLGALTEKSLKHPGEICVTTSKIKDKCGISGMTLLTSDLLIITDYNNHAVKMVDTCSQSVTDQLQLDTEPFDVTSVTTTKLAVTLPHTKNIQFISVSSNKLKKKQTLRVAGECHGISYCQGKLVVSFVRPANLQILDINGTILTTVKGENLFSRPEYVTTNTYSIYISDWEKKIITKLNWQGKVIRSYGGFMSEPYGVTLSDDGNVFVCDGQIHVIAKIAGDCSTGNVVLKDLNRPYAVCWCAETSRLYFSCDTGKDKHDNFLRVFKLS; via the coding sequence ATGGCTGTCCCAGGAAAAAGGATGCCCAAAAAAATTTCATCAGCATCAACTTTGGGGTCTGATGAGGACATTAAAGTTTATTGCCAGCCGTGTGACCTTGATGGTCCTCGACTCCCTGCCCATGGCTATTGTGTTGACTGCAGGGAGCACTTGTGCAACACTTGTTTGGTAGCACACAAGAAACATACCCTTTCAAGGCATCATACTCTTCTAGATAAAAACAGCATGCCACAAAACATCTCTTCAGCCTCTGTTCATCAACGCCAGCCTGACAACTTTACCAAACCTTGTCCTAAGCACAAGAAAGAAATGATAAAGTTCTACTGTCAGAACCATGAAGCACTACTTTGCAGTGTATGTGTTACACTTGAACACACAGGTATATCTTGCAAAGTCAATTACATCCCCGATATTTCTGGCCAGATCATAAACagcaaagatcatcaagatattttgaaagctATGGATACCATTACTGAGCAATGTCGCAAGAAATCAGAAGATGTGAAGAAAATTACTGCAAAGTCCAACAGTTCTTTGACGGATATATTGGCTGATATAAAGAAGTTTCGGAAAGAAATCAATCAAAGACTGGATGAACTAGAAAGACAAGCCGAAGATGAAACAAAGACAATCCAACAAGAAAATAACAAGAACCTACAGATAGTACAAACAACTTGTGACGATGTAACCAAGTCTCTGAAGGCATCATCTGACGCCATTAAACATCTCAACATATCCAAACAAGCAGACAAACTTTTCATGGAACTGAAATTAGCTGAGCAAATGATCAAAGATTATGAGAAACATGTCCCCCAGTCAGCAGCATTTGATAGCAAACAATACAACTTTGTTCCAAATAAAGCAATATCAACACTACTTGACAAGGCGAGGTCACTAGGTGcattaacagaaaaatcattaaaacatCCAGGTGAAATCTGTGTAACAACATCAAAAATTAAAGACAAATGCGGGATATCAGGAATGACTCTTCTTACTTCTGATCTACTTATCATCACTGACTATAATAACCATGCAGTAAAAATGGTGGATACTTGCAGTCAATCTGTTACTGATCAATTACAACTAGATACTGAGCCATTTGATGTAACCTCAGTTACCACTACTAAACTTGCCGTCACACTTCCTCAcacaaaaaatattcagtttatatCTGTCTCCTCAAACAAACTCAAGAAGAAACAAACTCTGAGGGTTGCTGGTGAATGTCATGGTATAAGTTACTGTCAGGGGAAACTTGTTGTATCATTTGTTCGTCCTGCAAACCTCCAAATTCTTGATATCAATGGTACTATACTGACAACAGTCAAGGGAGAAAATCTTTTCAGCAGACCAGAATATGTTACCACTAACACTTATTCTATCTATATATCTGACTgggaaaagaaaataattacaaaGTTAAACTGGCAGGGTAAGGTGATTCGTAGTTATGGTGGTTTCATGAGTGAGCCTTATGGTGTAACACTGTCAGATGATGGAAATGTTTTTGTGTGTGATGGACAGATACATGTTATAGCAAAAATAGCAGGTGACTGTTCTACAGGAAACGTTGTGTTGAAGGACCTCAATCGTCCCTATGCTGTCTGTTGGTGTGCTGAAACAAGTCGACTGTACTTCAGTTGTGATACTGGAAAAGACAAACATGACAACTTTCTTCGGGTCTTCAAGCTATCATAA